Proteins from one Erpetoichthys calabaricus chromosome 11, fErpCal1.3, whole genome shotgun sequence genomic window:
- the glis2b gene encoding zinc finger protein GLIS2b: MLSLDEPLDLKLTLSKVKETRERTIREPSTGNDITRSCRLKRTEDDVAVTIPSLSATSDAGFPLLPGPLSQSKADSRHQSSAVMELRLSPTSNLEMSPGPALSPSELPDGDGSSSSFSMDSHPARFIEGGTSSQAFQFFLPVGSGAGLQLPSSMFIGSPKEKRISPELCIDEQLACRWVKCNLLFDSLQDLVDHVNDFHVKPEKDSGYCCHWEGCARRGRGFNARYKMLIHIRTHTNEKPHRCPVCNKSFSRLENLKIHNRSHTGEKPYICPYEGCNKRYSNSSDRFKHTRTHYIDKPYYCKMAGCLKRYTDPSSLRKHIKAHGHFVSHDQQASLLKGNRHLNKGAADIPYMSGAHIVIPGTAAPLFRSHALQGLGTALPLPLSSAHPLDLSALACAGLGSPSLSTLSSPILSLIGTPIGLTKTSMLSPSFSSGGLGLPMVSVLAGSSDKLGLAKDLSVKSLSHSKQAGPKSFGRLRSDSDGLADAQGAVLNLSTGPGSLGRPDSLAQGWVVIPPGTVVLKPAVVT, encoded by the exons ATGCTATCCCTAGATGAGCCACTGGACTTGAAACTGACTTTATCGAAGGTGAAGGAGACCAGAGAAAGGACCATTAGGGAGCCCAGcacaggaaatgacatcactaGATCGTGCAGACTAAAGAGAACTGAAGATGATGTTGCAGTGACTATTCCATCCCTTTCTGCAACCTCAGATGCAG GTTTCCCACTGTTACCTGGCCCCTTGTCCCAGTCAAAGGCAGACTCCCGCCATCAGTCATCTGCTGTCATGGAACTTAGGCTTTCTCCAACATCAAATCTAGAAATGTCACCAGGACCAGCACTGTCTCCCTCCGAACTGCCAGATGGGGATGGGTCGTCATCCAGCTTTTCAATG GATTCTCATCCAGCAAGATTTATTGAAGGAGGAACCAGCTCACAAGCCTTCCAGTTTTTCTTGCCTGTTGGATCAGGGGCAGGACTTCAGTTGCCATCTTCTATGTTCATTGGTTCTCCTAAAGAGAAACGCATTTCACCAGAACTGTGTATAGATGAACAACTTGCCTGCCGTTGGGTAAAG TGCAACTTGCTTTTTGATTCGCTGCAAGATTTAGTTGATCATGTGAATGATTTCCATGTAAAGCCAGAAAAGGATTCTGGATACTGCTGCCACTGGGAGGGATGTGCCCGCAGGGGTCGTGGTTTCAATGCCAG GTACAAGATGTTGATCCATATTCGGACTCACACTAATGAGAAACCACACCGCTGTCCTGTCTGCAACAAAAGCTTTTCTCGTCTGGAGAATCTGAAGATACACAATCGTTCCCATACAG GTGAAAAGCCATATATCTGTCCATATGAGGGCTGCAACAAGCGTTACTCCAACTCCAGTGATCGCTTTAAACACACCCGTACCCATTACATCGACAAACCTTACTACTGCAAGATGGCAGGCTGTCTGAAGCGCTACACTGACCCCAGCTCGCTGCGCAAGCACATCAAGGCACATGGACACTTTGTGTCCCACGATCAGCAAGCATCCCTTTTGAAAGGAAACCGACATTTGAACAAAGGGGCAGCGGATATTCCATACATGAGTGGGGCACATATTGTCATTCCAGGAACAGCAGCACCACTGTTCCGCAGCCATGCCCTGCAGGGACTTGGTACCGCACTGCCACTTCCACTGAGCTCTGCACACCCTCTTGACCTTAGTGCATTGGCTTGTGCTGGACTTGGGTCACCTTCATTGAGTACCCTATCCAGTCCAATACTTTCTCTTATTGGTACTCCCATTGGCTTGACAAAAACGTCCATGCTTTCACCAAGTTTTTCATCGGGTGGCTTAGGTCTGCCTATGGTTTCTGTGCTAGCTGGTTCATCAGATAAACTTGGGTTAGCCAAGGATCTCTCTGTAAAATCTCTAAGTCATTCCAAACAGGCTGGACCTAAATCTTTTGGTAGGCTGCGGTCTGATTCTGATGGCCTTGCTGATGCCCAAGGAGctgtattaaatctttccactgGGCCTGGTTCACTTGGCAGACCTGATAGTCTTGCCCAGGGATGGGTTGTCATTCCACCTGGGACAGTAGTACTTAAACCAGCAGTTGTAACTTAa